A single region of the Ictalurus punctatus breed USDA103 chromosome 26, Coco_2.0, whole genome shotgun sequence genome encodes:
- the taf5l gene encoding TAF5-like RNA polymerase II p300/CBP-associated factor-associated factor 65 kDa subunit 5L isoform X1 encodes MKRGRTEQIQHAVAQYLKRRQYADVDGSLKGAKLSQSAEEMAANLMVQTESSCGNVVSAAPCQSDPQQYETQFSRLCSFLLEAEAPLGRDVSAVLFPLFLYLHLDMARCGLRGAVDAFFSRFHSSFQQDAEQRAIVEHLRGVITPQDVASNSKLCSLLDHKYVVHLTDEAYTYLLRYLQSDDNSALCRVLSTHLQVEVSAVRRSDYQLYGAGLTTGNSTSMSCSGGWSGMDGTEGAESVDATAGLPPQNEAALEALQDCVRRVREGPPSLTTVCFYAFENTEQLLNAADVSPDSRLLAAAFDNSALKLWSLRARKLKAGPRRANVSKIRLACDLVEEETEEEELGSEMKTLRGHSGPVYGVAFLRDSSGLLSCSEDCTVRYWELRGFSNAAVYRGHAYPVWDVAVSPCGLYFCTASRDTTARLWTPARAHPLRLYAGHLADVDCVRFHPNSSYVATGSTDRTVRLWSTQHGGSVRLLTGHRGPVLALAFSPDGRYLVSAGEDQRLRLWDLASGGVLKELRGHTGAITSLEFSPDSSLIASAALDNSVRVWDVRNAHGGGAVPPDGSSPELVGVYTGETSSVLNVRFSACNLLLVTGTAQEKAEQ; translated from the exons ATGAAGCGTGGCCGGACGGAGCAGATCCAGCATGCCGTGGCGCAGTACCTGAAGAGACGGCAGTATGCGGACGTGGACGGTTCGCTGAAAGGGGCCAAGCTGTCTCAATCTGCCGAGGAGATGGCAGCCAACCTCATGG ttcaGACAGAGTCCAGCTGTGGGAACGTGGTTTCCGCAGCTCCGTGCCAGTCAGACCCTCAGCAGTATGAGACTCAGTTCTCCAGGTTATGCAGCTTTCTGCTGg aggcaGAGGCACCGTTGGGCCGGGACGTGAGTGCCGTGCtctttcctctcttcctctacCTGCACCTGGACATGGCACGCTGTGGCCTGAGGGGTGCCGTCGACGCCTTCTTCAGCCGCTTCCACTCCTCCTTCCAGCAAGACGCCGAGCAGAGAGCCATCGTGGAGCATCTCCGAGGAGTCATCACGCCGCAG GACGTGGCCTCCAACTCCAAACTGTGCTCTCTGTTGGATCACAAGTATGTGGTGCACCTGACAGATGAGGCCTACACTTACCTGCTGCGCTACCTCCAGAGTGATGACAACAGCGCCCTCTGCAGGGTGCTCAGCACACACCTTCAG GTGGAGGTTTCTGCTGTGCGTCGCTCTGACTACCAGCTCTACGGGGCGGGGCTCACTACAGGAAACTCCACCTCCATGTCCTGTTCCGGCGGCTGGTCTGGCATGGACGGGACAGAAGGGGCGGAGTCCGTAGATGCCACAGCAGGGTTACCGCCTCAAAACGAGGCCGCCTTGGAGGCGCTTCAGGACTGCGTCCGGCGTGTGCGCGAGGGTCCTCCGTCCCTCACCACGGTCTGCTTCTACGCCTTCGAGAACACGGAGCAGCTGCTAAACGCCGCGGATGTGTCACCCGACAGCCGCCTCCTCGCCGCCGCCTTCGACAACTCCGCCCTCAAGCTGTGGAGCCTCCGAGCCAGGAAGCTGAAGGCAGGGCCTCGTAGGGCCAATGTGTCGAAGATACGCCTCGCCTGTGACctagtggaggaggag acagaggaggaggagttggGCAGCGAGATGAAGACCCTGCGCGGCCACAGCGGCCCGGTGTACGGCGTGGCGTTCCTGCGAGACTCCTCAGGTCTGCTCTCGTGCTCGGAGGACTGCACGGTGCGGTACTGGGAGCTGCGTGGTTTCAGCAACGCTGCCGTGTACCGAGGCCACGCCTACCCCGTATGGGACGTAGCGGTTAGTCCATGTGGTCTGTACTTCTGCACGGCGTCACGCGACACCACAGCACGCCTCTGGACTCCGGCCCGCGCTCACCCGCTTCGGCTCTACGCCGGACACCTGGCCGACGTCGACTGCGTGCGCTTCCACCCAAACTCCAGCTACGTCGCTACGGGTTCGACCGACAGGACCGTCCGGCTGTGGAGCACGCAGCACGGCGGCTCGGTGCGCCTGCTCACAGGACACCGAGGCCCCGTACTGGCACTCGCCTTCTCGCCCGACGGCAG GTATCTGGTGTCTGCAGGTGAGGACCAGCGGCTGCGGTTATGGGACTTGGCTTCAGGCGGCGTGCTGAAGGAGCTGCGTGGCCACACGGGCGCCATCACCAGCCTGGAGTTCAGCCCGGACAGCTCGCTCATCGCCTCGGCCGCTCTGGATAACTCGGTGCGCGTCTGGGACGTGAGGAACGCCCACGGCGGGGGCGCGGTGCCTCCGGACGGCTCCAGCCCCGAGCTGGTTGGCGTTTACACGGGCGAGACGAGCAGCGTCCTTAACGTCCGGTTCAGCGCCTGCAACCTGCTCCTGGTCACCGGAACAGCGCAGGAGAAAGCGGAGCAGTGA
- the taf5l gene encoding TAF5-like RNA polymerase II p300/CBP-associated factor-associated factor 65 kDa subunit 5L isoform X2, giving the protein MKRGRTEQIQHAVAQYLKRRQYADVDGSLKGAKLSQSAEEMAANLMVQTESSCGNVVSAAPCQSDPQQYETQFSRLCSFLLEAPLGRDVSAVLFPLFLYLHLDMARCGLRGAVDAFFSRFHSSFQQDAEQRAIVEHLRGVITPQDVASNSKLCSLLDHKYVVHLTDEAYTYLLRYLQSDDNSALCRVLSTHLQVEVSAVRRSDYQLYGAGLTTGNSTSMSCSGGWSGMDGTEGAESVDATAGLPPQNEAALEALQDCVRRVREGPPSLTTVCFYAFENTEQLLNAADVSPDSRLLAAAFDNSALKLWSLRARKLKAGPRRANVSKIRLACDLVEEETEEEELGSEMKTLRGHSGPVYGVAFLRDSSGLLSCSEDCTVRYWELRGFSNAAVYRGHAYPVWDVAVSPCGLYFCTASRDTTARLWTPARAHPLRLYAGHLADVDCVRFHPNSSYVATGSTDRTVRLWSTQHGGSVRLLTGHRGPVLALAFSPDGRYLVSAGEDQRLRLWDLASGGVLKELRGHTGAITSLEFSPDSSLIASAALDNSVRVWDVRNAHGGGAVPPDGSSPELVGVYTGETSSVLNVRFSACNLLLVTGTAQEKAEQ; this is encoded by the exons ATGAAGCGTGGCCGGACGGAGCAGATCCAGCATGCCGTGGCGCAGTACCTGAAGAGACGGCAGTATGCGGACGTGGACGGTTCGCTGAAAGGGGCCAAGCTGTCTCAATCTGCCGAGGAGATGGCAGCCAACCTCATGG ttcaGACAGAGTCCAGCTGTGGGAACGTGGTTTCCGCAGCTCCGTGCCAGTCAGACCCTCAGCAGTATGAGACTCAGTTCTCCAGGTTATGCAGCTTTCTGCTGg AGGCACCGTTGGGCCGGGACGTGAGTGCCGTGCtctttcctctcttcctctacCTGCACCTGGACATGGCACGCTGTGGCCTGAGGGGTGCCGTCGACGCCTTCTTCAGCCGCTTCCACTCCTCCTTCCAGCAAGACGCCGAGCAGAGAGCCATCGTGGAGCATCTCCGAGGAGTCATCACGCCGCAG GACGTGGCCTCCAACTCCAAACTGTGCTCTCTGTTGGATCACAAGTATGTGGTGCACCTGACAGATGAGGCCTACACTTACCTGCTGCGCTACCTCCAGAGTGATGACAACAGCGCCCTCTGCAGGGTGCTCAGCACACACCTTCAG GTGGAGGTTTCTGCTGTGCGTCGCTCTGACTACCAGCTCTACGGGGCGGGGCTCACTACAGGAAACTCCACCTCCATGTCCTGTTCCGGCGGCTGGTCTGGCATGGACGGGACAGAAGGGGCGGAGTCCGTAGATGCCACAGCAGGGTTACCGCCTCAAAACGAGGCCGCCTTGGAGGCGCTTCAGGACTGCGTCCGGCGTGTGCGCGAGGGTCCTCCGTCCCTCACCACGGTCTGCTTCTACGCCTTCGAGAACACGGAGCAGCTGCTAAACGCCGCGGATGTGTCACCCGACAGCCGCCTCCTCGCCGCCGCCTTCGACAACTCCGCCCTCAAGCTGTGGAGCCTCCGAGCCAGGAAGCTGAAGGCAGGGCCTCGTAGGGCCAATGTGTCGAAGATACGCCTCGCCTGTGACctagtggaggaggag acagaggaggaggagttggGCAGCGAGATGAAGACCCTGCGCGGCCACAGCGGCCCGGTGTACGGCGTGGCGTTCCTGCGAGACTCCTCAGGTCTGCTCTCGTGCTCGGAGGACTGCACGGTGCGGTACTGGGAGCTGCGTGGTTTCAGCAACGCTGCCGTGTACCGAGGCCACGCCTACCCCGTATGGGACGTAGCGGTTAGTCCATGTGGTCTGTACTTCTGCACGGCGTCACGCGACACCACAGCACGCCTCTGGACTCCGGCCCGCGCTCACCCGCTTCGGCTCTACGCCGGACACCTGGCCGACGTCGACTGCGTGCGCTTCCACCCAAACTCCAGCTACGTCGCTACGGGTTCGACCGACAGGACCGTCCGGCTGTGGAGCACGCAGCACGGCGGCTCGGTGCGCCTGCTCACAGGACACCGAGGCCCCGTACTGGCACTCGCCTTCTCGCCCGACGGCAG GTATCTGGTGTCTGCAGGTGAGGACCAGCGGCTGCGGTTATGGGACTTGGCTTCAGGCGGCGTGCTGAAGGAGCTGCGTGGCCACACGGGCGCCATCACCAGCCTGGAGTTCAGCCCGGACAGCTCGCTCATCGCCTCGGCCGCTCTGGATAACTCGGTGCGCGTCTGGGACGTGAGGAACGCCCACGGCGGGGGCGCGGTGCCTCCGGACGGCTCCAGCCCCGAGCTGGTTGGCGTTTACACGGGCGAGACGAGCAGCGTCCTTAACGTCCGGTTCAGCGCCTGCAACCTGCTCCTGGTCACCGGAACAGCGCAGGAGAAAGCGGAGCAGTGA